The Mercurialis annua linkage group LG2, ddMerAnnu1.2, whole genome shotgun sequence genome contains a region encoding:
- the LOC126669555 gene encoding glutathione reductase, cytosolic, protein MARKMLIDGDVNQPNEQEVKFDFDLFVIGAGSGGVRASRFSANHGAKVAICELPFNPISSDTEGGVGGTCVLRGCVPKKILVYGASYGGEIDDARNFGWEINENVDFNWKKLMQKKTDEISRLNGIYKRLLSNSGVKFFEGEGRIIGPNEVEVIQLDGTKLSYSAKHILIATGSRAQRPPIPGHELAITSDEALSLEEMPKRVVVLGGGYIAVEFASIWRGMGATVDLFFRKELPLRGFDDEMRAVVARNMEGRGINLHPGTTLTQLTKTENGIKVLTDHGEEFLADVVLFATGRAPVTKRLNLEAVGVELDRAGAIKVDEYSCTNVPSIWAIGDVTNRMNLTPVALMEGTCFANTVFGGQPSKPDYSNVPCAVFCIPPMSVVGLSEEQAIEQANGDVLVYSSSFNPMRNTISGRQEKTVMKLMVDAETDKVLGISMCGPDAPEIVQGMAIALKCGATKAQFDNTVGIHPSAAEEFVTMRSLTRRVNAASKPKTNL, encoded by the exons ATGGCGAGGAAGATGCTAATTGATGGAGATGTGAACCAGCCTAATGAACAAGAGGtgaagtttgattttgatttgttcgTTATTGGAGCTGGAAGTGGCGGTGTTCGTGCTTCTAGGTTTTCTGCTAATCATGGAGCTAAG GTTGCGATTTGTGAACTTCCTTTTAATCCAATCAGCTCAGATACAGAAGGAGGAGTTGGTGGAAC ATGTGTTCTTCGTGGATGTGTTCCTAAGAAGATTTTAGTGTATGGAGCATCCTATGGAGGGGAAATAGAT GATGCCAGAAATTTTGGTTGGGAAATTAATGAGAATGTGGATTTTAACTGGAAAAAACTTATGCAGAAGAAG ACTGATGAAATTTCCAGATTAAATGGAATTTATAAGCGGTTGTTGTCAAACTCTGGCGTTAAATTTTTTGAAGGAGAAGGAAGGATCATTGGTCCTAATGAAGTTGAGGTGATACAACTGGATGGTACCAAATTGAGCTACTCGGCAAAGCACATACTGATTGCCACTGGAAGTAGAGCTCAACGTCCTCCTATTCCTGGGCAT GAGCTGGCTATAACCTCTGATGAAGCATTGAGTCTGGAAGAGATGCCCAAGCGTGTCGTGGTGCTTGGAGGAGG ATATATCGCTGTGGAGTTTGCTTCAATATGGCGCGGCATGGGTGCTACTGTGGACTTATTTTTCAGAAAGGAGCTTCCTCTAAG AGGTTTTGATGATGAAATGAGGGCAGTGGTTGCCAGAAATATGGAAGGTAGGGGAATAAATTTGCATCCCGGGACCACTCTGACACAg TTGACCAAAACTGAGAATGGCATAAAAGTTCTTACGGATCATGGGGAAGAGTTCTTGGCAGATGTTGTGCTCTTTGCCACTG GTAGGGCACCTGTTACAAAGAGGTTAAATTTGGAAGCAGTGGGTGTGGAGCTTGATCGTGCAGGTGCTATCAAG GTTGATGAGTATTCATGCACCAATGTACCTAGTATATGGGCTATTGGTGATGTCACAAACCGTATGAACCTTACCCCTGTGGCTTTGATGGAGGGAACATGCTTTGCC AATACTGTTTTTGGTGGGCAACCTTCCAAACCAGACTATAGCAACGTACCGTGTGCtgtattttg CATTCCACCTATGTCCGTAGTAGGCCTCAGTGAAGAGCAGGCAATAGAGCAAGCAAATGGTGATGTTTTGGTCTATTCATCATCCTTTAATCCTATGAGGAACACTATCTCTGG ACGTCAAGAAAAGACAGTAATGAAGCTTATGGTTGATGCTGAGACGGATAAAGTTCTTGGAATTTCCATGTGTGGACCAGATGCTCCTGAAATTGTACAG GGAATGGCTATTGCATTAAAATGTGGAGCAACAAAGGCTCAGTTCGACAACACA GTGGGTATTCATCCTTCTGCTGCTGAGGAATTTGTGACCATGCGGTCACTCACGAGGCGTGTTAATGCCGCCAGTAAACCAAAGACAAATCTGTAA
- the LOC126669556 gene encoding protein disulfide isomerase pTAC5, chloroplastic, with protein MLSSLFPLRLNPPPRLSIRKSKQHSLSPNLHSSLSLSNSHLCRFSSSLPNTPPNADDEFLWRREEQRWIREEQRWLREEQRWLREREALINEIESLKLQNQALEQRISVQDVELVPETVSKNVLALLQVLNEKNMIADSVSSPNQSPSPSANPNPTPTPTPSSTVLEDEVEDVKEVINVSERKKNRTTLRIGSEGDDVRELQEALLKLGFYSGEEDMEFSSFAGGTERAVKTWQASIGASEDGIMTIQLLKRLFMEQETEDTGTNFGIAKMEGANGAAVASVTNLSEIPQKIVRKEGLTESKASEHRVFLLGENRWEDPSRLIGKDKKLGASKQKDFVTRCLSCNGAGRLMCTECDGSGEPNVEPQFLEWVGEETKCPYCEGLGYTICDLCEGKTVV; from the exons atgttgtCGTCTTTATTTCCTCTCCGTTTAAATCCTCCTCCTCGACTCTCTATCCGCAAATCCAAACAACATTCTCTCTCTCCTAATTTACATTCCTCACTCTCTCTCTCTAACTCACATCTCTGCCGCTTCTCTTCCTCACTCCCAAACACTCCTCCAAACGCCGACGACGAGTTTCTCTGGCGTCGCGAAGAGCAGCGGTGGATCCGAGAGGAGCAGCGGTGGCTCCGAGAAGAGCAGCGCTGGTTACGCGAGCGCGAGGCTCTGATTAACGAGATTGAGTCGCTAAAGCTACAAAATCAAGCGTTAGAGCAACGGATTTCAGTTCAGGACGTCGAGTTAGTACCTGAGACGGTTTCGAAGAACGTTTTGGCTTTGTTGCAGGTTTTGAATGAGAAAAATATGATTGCGGATAGCGTATCGAGTCCGAATCAGAGTCCGAGTCCGAGTGCGAATCCGAATCCGACTCCGACTCCGACTCCGAGTTCGACAGTGTTAGAGGATGAGGTTGAGGATGTGAAGGAAGTGATTAATGTttcagagagaaaaaagaataGGACAACGTTGAGAATAGGAAGCGAAGGAGATGATGTGCGAGAGTTGCAG GAAGCATTATTAAAATTGGGGTTTTACTCAGGCGAGGAAGACATGGAATTTTCCAGCTTCGCAGGCGGAACAGAGCGTGCTGTGAAGACGTGGCAA GCGAGCATAGGTGCCTCAGAAGATGGGATAATGACTATACAACTCCTTAAGAGGTTATTTATGGAGCAGGAAACTGAGGATACCGGAACAAATTTTGGTATAGCAAAGATG GAAGGTGCCAATGGAGCTGCAGTTGCTTCTGTGACAAATTTATCAGAGATACCACAGAAAATTGTGAGAAAAGAAGGTCTAACTGAATCTAAGGCATCTGAACACCGAGTATTTCTCCTAGGGGAGAATCGGTGGGAGGATCCCTCTAGACTCATTGGCAAAGACAAAAAGCTTGGTGCAAGTAAACAGAAGGATTTTGTGACAAGGTGCCTTTCTTGCAACGGGGCGGGCCGTCTAATGTGCACAG AATGTGATGGCTCAGGCGAACCAAATGTTGAACCTCAG TTTTTGGAATGGGTAGGTGAGGAAACAAAGTGTCCATACTGTGAAGGCCTTGGATACACAATTTGCGATCTATGTGAAGGGAAAACTGTCGTCTAG